The genomic segment ACCTGACGAGAACGAAATTTAGCACATTGCAACTAACGAACTAGACTAACCGACGTAGGCTGGCCCTGAGTCCCGAACGGGACGTTAGGGACTGGAACGACGCTTGCGTAAGCAAGAGGAGTGCCAGAAGCCTATGTGTCGCAGACCGAGCGAGGGCGCAAGTCCCGAAGCGAAGCGGTTAGTTGCTGTTATGCGAAGTGGCATATTTAATAGATTTTACTTATATAAGCTTGTCTATCTCTTCTAATAGGCTATTTATATCAAAATTATCAGACCAGATTTCCATTCGTTTTTCAGGAGATAATTTCCAAAATTCATCAATTGTAGAATCTTCGAAATAATTCCAAATATTTTTATTACTCAGGAAGAAATTTAATAAATACCGAGAAATGCTTTGAGTAATAATTGTCAATTTCTGGAATTGAGTAGCATTAAGGTTATCAAATCCTCTTTGTATCTCGTGAACATGTTCAATGTTGCTTCTGATTGCATATACTTTTTCCATTAAGGAATGAAATGAAGGACCTATGAACAATTCTGTTCTAGATTTAAATTGCCTTTGGGTGTTACCTATTTCCGGATTTATGAAAGCTTCGATAACTCTTACATAATTATGAAGTTTATTTTTCCAATCATCTGTAGTAATGCCATCTAGAAAATAATTAATTCCTCTGAAAATTCGTGAATGTTTCTTTAAAGAAGAAAGTTGAATTAATGCCAAATAATTCTGAATTGCATCATCTATTACTGTTTTATCTATTCTACGAAAAGGTGTTCCGTTTACAAATTCCGGTTTCAACATTTGAGAAAACGATTGAATTTCAAAAATATTATTATATTTTGCACCTGTGAATTGTAGGGGAAAATAATCACAAAGTAGTTCAGTAATAGTAACTAAAGAACAATAGAATAAATATACTTTAGATTCACACTCCCTATTATTTCTATCTATGATATTTGGATTCTCAACCTTCTCTTTAAAAAAGATTGATAAATTTGAATTTTTGATTTTTTCAGATTGAATATCTCCAATCCATTTTTTCCAATAATTATCTATTTCAATCGGAAATTCAGTAGCTATTGATAGATTTTCATTGATTTTAATAATACTTTCACTTAAATTAACATTTGCATTGTAAAATGTTAATATTGCGAATTTCTCATTATTATTTATCATATTTTAAAAAGTTTATGCCATTTCGTATAACGAACTAGTCTTCCCGAAGTTCCCTGAAGCCGAGCCTCTGAAGGAGGCGTTGGCGTCGGCGCGTCTTCTTGCGGAGCAAGAAGCGTGACGGAAGGGAATTTGCCGCAGGCCGAGTGAGGCCTTGTGCCGAAACGTAGCGGGAAGACGCTGTTATGCGCAGTAGCTGATTTATTAGAACGAGATTCCTGCTGAAAAATCTATGTATGCTTCTGAATTTCTTTTTGAAAATCCAAATAGATCTTTTTTCTTTGATTCAATCAAGTAGTCGAAAATAAATGTAGAAAGAATATTTTGATAATCAGAATTCGATGTTAAATAACTATATGAATTTGATTTTATTTGATTTTCATAAATGAACATTGGGCCACCGAAAACCGAAAAAAATATTCCATTATCGAGAATTAATTTCATTCCTAAACCAGGTGAAAAGTAAGCAGTAGCTTTTCTTGTAACATTAATATTCAATTCCGAATTATTATTACTAAAAATTGGTAGTATAATAGCAGAATAAGTCTGGGATACTTCTGGTAGAGAGCCAATAGTAGCATTAAAGAAAAATGGTGAATTAAAAATATAATAATTATAAAAGACTTTCATTGAATTTTGTTCAAATGAAAATTTTTCATTAAAAACGAATAAATAAGATGGTGAAGGTAAAATTGATTTTTTATCATTTGACGAATATTTAGAAAATATCAAATTTACACCAATTTCATTTTTACTGTCGAAAGCGTAAGAAGCCCCTAAAAATTGCATTGAATAATAGTAAGAGACACTATTCTGTCCTGTATAAATTGAAAATGGTTTTTCTGTTCTTATTTTACTTTGTGTTTCAAATAATGTTTGAGAATAAATACTATTGCCTATCAAAAGCAATATAATTACGTAAAATTTCATTTCTTCTCCAAAATTTTATTTTATATTAAATTTCAGCTATTGCGCATAACGAACTAGTCTTCCCGAAGTTCCCAGTAGCTGAGCCTACGTAGTAGGCGTTAGCGTCGGCGCGTCTTCTTGCGGAGCGAGAAGCGTGACGGAAGGGAATTTGCCGTAGGCCGAGCGAGGGCTTGTCCCGAAGCGTAGCGGGAAGATGCTGTTATGCGACGTTTTGGCTTATATTTTATTATAACTTTTTAAAAGTCTATAAGTATCTTCGCCATTAATTATTACGTATTTTCGAGATCGTAAATGTTGAGTAGAAAAGGCATCCATTGTTGTTTCTACCGTTCCTTTGATATAATTACAGTGTTGAAGAATATATACGTCAGCGGTTTCATGAAACAATCTTACTATCTGATCCCCATTTTTTCCAAGATCTTTTGGTTCAAGTACTTTGTTTTTTGCCGGCCCCTTAAATGCGAAAGCCGCCCTTATTCTTTTCTTTCCTAAATGTAAATTATAAGTATAGAGGTCTGAAGTTTCTCCTCCCCAATCTTTCGGAATGTTATTCTCGTGAATAATCTCCGCAAACATACGTTTAATTTCTTTTTCTGGAATGGAAGCCAGGACAGAAAAATCAACTTTCTTGTTAAATTTTTTTACTTTTTTAAACTCATCGAAATCTTCTATATTTAGTCTATTTTTTTCAACTATATATGCTCTAAATGGGTGATTGTCTTTATCATTTTGAAATTTGATCAATTTCTCGGCAAAGACAATTGGTCTAATTTTTAGTATTCTCTTTGTTTCATTGAAGGATTCTATTTTTCCGTAAAGGAAACACTTATACTTTTTTGATAAATTTGTAAATGCAGTGTTACAAGTATAATGAGCAGTATTATATTCCCCCTCTATTTTTATATTATACTGAGGTAATTCTAGATAAAATGTTTTTTGAAAAGGTTTGTCATAAGAGTTTACTTTTTTTAGATTTTTGAAAGTAAATGTATAATCTGAATAGAATAGAGAGTCTATGTTTAAGGCATTAGTAATTATTAATTTTTCTAGAACTGGAACTTCGTTACGCTGAATATGTTCAAGTGTAAGATCCATAGAATATTTATCTATGAAAATCTTATTTAAATGATCATCATAATAATTAATATTTAGAGCTTTCGTCTCGTATTCATCAACAAGATTTGGGCTAAGGCTAGATAAAAATAATTTCTGATTAAGAAAATAGGAGCTTAATTGATAATTGTTTATTTCCATAGTTTAAAATTCCAAAATGTCGCATAACGAACTAGTGTTAACGAAGTTTCCCGCCCTGAGCCTACGTAGTAGGCGTTAGGAGTAGCGGGAAATTTGCCGAAGGCCGAACGAGGGCACGTCCCGAAGTGAAGCGTTAAGACGCTGTTAGTTGCAGTATGCCTTACGAGTAAAAAAGTGTAGGTAAAATGGAACTGGAAGTCCCACCGGAATGCTTCAACAAATGAGGCAAAGTAAATCAAAGAGAGACTTTGATCAACAAGGGTTAAGAGTTAGATATACTGTTAATCCAGACTTCCGTATAAATAAAAAAGTAAAATAAAGAAACCTGACGAGAACGAAATTTAGCATATTGCAACTAACGAACTAGGCTTACTGAAGTTGTCCGACCCTGAGTCCCAACGGGACGTTAGGGACTGGCACGGAGTTTGCGGATGCAAACGAGTGACAGGAGGACAATTTGGCGCAGCCCAAGCGAGGGCTCGTCCCGAAGCGAAGCAGTAAGCCGCTGTTATACGACGTGACAGTATTATCGGATCCAATGTTTTACAATTTCGCTAATTTCTGCTATCGTAAAACTTGGAGCTGTTGAAGGAATGCTAATCGGATTTAAACTTTCTTTTGAAATTGTTTGTAAATAAAGGTAGGCGATTGTAAAAGCCATTTTCAAATTTGCAACACAAAATGGTTCCCTGGTTAGTATTATTTGGCATATTCTCGAAGCTATTTCTGTATGTGTTCCTGCTTTTTTGATTTCTTCATCAATCCATGATTCAATAACATTGAAATTTCTAACTTGAAATTCCCTTTTTGGCCGGGTTAGTGATGGGATTTGGCTAAATAGAGATCTATAAACATTACGTATATTGTCACGCAAGATTTGATTCATCCAAATACCCTAGTTCAGTATAAACTGCTTTTAAATCATCAATTGATGAAAAGTTTTGAACTTCAATTTTTCCATTTTTATTTGAACAGTAAATTAAATTTGAATAATCTAGAATTTGAACTAATTCTCTCACATGGCTAGTCATTAATATTTGAAAATTGGTATCAGTGATTGATGTAATAAAATTGCGTAATAATTCTCTGTGCATATGCACAAGACCTTCATCCATCACAATTAATTTGTTTGGATATAAGAGTATTAAAACTAATAGGTATATGTATTCTTGAAAACCCAATCCTTCGTTTTCTAATGGTCTTTTAAAATCTGATTCTGAATATTTTACCCATATTTCTGCACGTCCAGTTCTAATATTGAAATCAGCATCGAACTCTTTTATTAAACTTTGGGAACTTAGTATCTTTTCTTTAAAACTATTGAAATTTTCAGGCTCTTCATCTTTTAGTTTTAATATTATACTTTTTATATATAATATAAGTTGGTTTGGTTGGTTAATGTTTATGCTATTAACTTGTGAAGTGGGAATGAAATTCTGGAAGCCATTCACATCCCAGCTTTGTTCAAAGCCATGAAAATAAATCAAAGTTGATGATTGAGCTTTTTGAGCTGCCCATCCGATAAGATGCTGGTATGCAGTATTGGATAAATCAGAAAAAACCATATTCTGCTGAATGTTTGCTATATTTCCCTTTCTTACCGTTCCATATTTGGTATATTTAAAACGCAATTCATCAGGTATTTTTGCAGGTAAAGCTGCTGAGATACTTTTGTTGTTGGCAAGCATTGATTTCATTTCAACGTAATCTTCAGCGTCAAATGAGAAATCAGCCTCAACTATTATTGAATTTTCAGAAGTAGCCTGGATTCCATAAGGAATAGAATTGTTTATAATCGGCTGCATGAATGGATTAAGGAGCCAGTTCAATGCTTTGATGACTGAAGTTTTTCCAGAGCTATTTGAACCTATTAGAACATTAAAACCTTGATTTAATTCTACTTTGCATTCTGCGATTCCCCTAAAATTTTTTATGAATAGATTTTCTATTCTCATTTTATTCTCCTAATTTAATTTTTCTGTCATGTCGTATAACGAACTAGAGTTACCGAAGTTCCCCGACCCTGAGTCCCGAGGGGACGTTAGGGACTGGCATGTAGCTTGCGTAAGCAAGGCGAATGCCAGAAGGGGAATTTGGCGTAGCCCGAGCGAGGCCGCAAGTGCCGAAGCGAAGCGGTAAAACGCTGTTAAGCGCAGTTACTTATTATTCCATTGATTTTTATTTACTTTAAATTATAAGGATTTTACTTTCATACAATTCTTTAATTTTTCGAATTCTAATCCTTAAATGCATTTTCTTAAACAATCTATGAAATGAATTTATCTATAAAAGATTTATATTTTATAGTTCTCATTGAATAAGATGTAAATTATATCCATTTTCAATGAGAGAATAGTAAGCTTCTATAATTTGATCTGGAATAACTGTTTCTGATTGGAAACCAAGTTTAGGATATTCAATAATTCTTTGTAAGTCACCGACTATTTCATTAATAATCATAAAAAGATTAATATGAGAATGCGGAGCATCAGATAGTGTATAATT from the Leptospira congkakensis genome contains:
- a CDS encoding ATP-dependent nuclease, translating into MRIENLFIKNFRGIAECKVELNQGFNVLIGSNSSGKTSVIKALNWLLNPFMQPIINNSIPYGIQATSENSIIVEADFSFDAEDYVEMKSMLANNKSISAALPAKIPDELRFKYTKYGTVRKGNIANIQQNMVFSDLSNTAYQHLIGWAAQKAQSSTLIYFHGFEQSWDVNGFQNFIPTSQVNSININQPNQLILYIKSIILKLKDEEPENFNSFKEKILSSQSLIKEFDADFNIRTGRAEIWVKYSESDFKRPLENEGLGFQEYIYLLVLILLYPNKLIVMDEGLVHMHRELLRNFITSITDTNFQILMTSHVRELVQILDYSNLIYCSNKNGKIEVQNFSSIDDLKAVYTELGYLDESNLA